A single Lactuca sativa cultivar Salinas chromosome 8, Lsat_Salinas_v11, whole genome shotgun sequence DNA region contains:
- the LOC128127841 gene encoding glycine-rich cell wall structural protein 1.0-like yields MERVHKSFLLSLAIFLIVFHSITTTTQSARELVEKNEAHDEHNRVVVKDQEERVVITGGHDDGKDGGNGRRYGSNSGGGGGGDGGDDGHGKDHGDDGQDHGGDGGGYDGDHGSEGGDGHGKGGGHDEGDGGHGKDHGGDGGYDGGHGSEGGDGHGKGGGYDGGDSGHGKDHGGDGGGYDGGHGSGGDSGQGKDHGGDGGGYDGGHGSGGDGGQGKDHGGDSGGYDGGHGGGGDSGHGKDHDGGDGGGYNDGHGGGGGYDGGHGDGGDSGHGKDGGGGYGGDGGGYDGKPYPYPYNGGYWPGGGYWPGGGYWPGIGGSPFNYGWGWWRRGPWWNNRNGGYGFKQEKPGK; encoded by the exons ATGGAGAGAGTTCATAAATCCTTTCTTCTCAGTCTAGCAATCTTTCTGATCGTGTTCCACAGTATAACAACTACAACACAAAGTGCGAGGGAACTTGTGGAAAAGAATGAGGCGCATGATGAGCACAACAGGGTAGTCGTTAAAGACCAAGAAGAGAGAGTTGTGATCACAGGAGGACATGACGATGGAAAAGATGGAGGAAATGGACGCAGATATGGTAGCAATTcaggaggtggaggtggaggag ATGGAGGAGATGATGGACATGGAAAAGATCATGGTGATGACGGTCAAGATCATGGTGGAGATGGTGGAGGATATGATGGCGATCATGGAAGTGAAGGAGGTGATGGACATGGAAAAGGTGGTGGACATGACGAAGGGGACGGTGGACATGGAAAAGATCACGGTGGAGATGGAGGATACGATGGTGGTCATGGAAGTGAAGGAGGGGATGGACATGGAAAAGGTGGCGGATATGATGGAGGGGACAGTGGACATGGGAAAGATCACGGTGGAGATGGTGGAGGATACGATGGTGGTCATGGAAGTGGAGGAGACAGTGGGCAAGGCAAAGATCATGGTGGTGACGGTGGTGGATACGATGGCGGTCATGGAAGTGGAGGAGACGGCGGGCAAGGCAAAGATCATGGTGGTGACAGTGGAGGATATGATGGCGGTCATGGAGGTGGAGGGGACAGTGGGCATGGCAAAGATCATGATGGAGGAGATGGGGGCGGATACAATGACGGCCATGGCGGTGGAGGCGGATATGATGGTGGTCATGGAGATGGAGGGGACAGTGGACATGGAAAAGATGGTGGTGGCGGATACGGTGGAGACGGAGGAGGTTATGATGGTAAACCATACCCATATCCATACAACGGCGGTTATTGGCCAGGCGGCGGTTATTGGCCTGGCGGTGGGTATTGGCCAGGGATTGGTGGCTCTCCGTTTAACTATGGTTGGGGTTGGTGGAGGCGTGGACCTTGGTGGAACAACAGGAACGGTGGCTACGGTTTCAAGCAAGAGAAACCAGGCAAGTAG